The Staphylococcus carnosus genome has a segment encoding these proteins:
- the mutY gene encoding A/G-specific adenine glycosylase: protein MLHPDTFKENLLDWFKINQREMPWRETTNPYYIWISEVMLQQTQVKTVIDYYHRFTERFPTVEELSKANQDEVLKYWEGLGYYSRARNFHTAIQEVAESYQGKVPDSPELFEKLKGVGPYTKAAVMSIAFDLPLPTVDGNVFRVWSRLNNDFSDTAKQSTRKAFEAELLPYVESEAGQFNQAMMELGALICTPKSPLCLFCPVQSHCEAFQQGTVEELPVKTKKVKKKTIQQDCFIIRNSKGEYLIEQRQEKLLNGMWEFPMYEHKESQQKVNKLLDDNVEIPDKPIYQLKHQFTHLTWNIKVYEIKETISFEQLTSNPQFCWLNLSDRNQFNFPASMHKILDHLEKQNSED, encoded by the coding sequence ATGTTACATCCCGATACTTTTAAGGAAAACCTCTTAGATTGGTTTAAAATAAATCAACGTGAAATGCCGTGGCGAGAGACTACAAACCCATATTATATATGGATAAGCGAAGTGATGCTTCAGCAGACACAAGTTAAAACAGTGATTGATTATTATCATCGTTTTACGGAAAGATTTCCTACAGTAGAAGAATTAAGTAAAGCAAACCAAGATGAAGTACTGAAATATTGGGAAGGACTTGGTTATTATAGCAGAGCCCGAAATTTCCATACTGCAATTCAAGAAGTTGCCGAGTCTTATCAGGGAAAAGTGCCTGATAGTCCTGAGCTTTTTGAAAAGCTTAAAGGAGTCGGACCCTATACGAAAGCAGCAGTTATGAGTATCGCTTTCGATTTACCATTGCCGACTGTTGATGGGAATGTATTTCGTGTATGGTCCAGGTTGAATAATGATTTCAGTGATACAGCTAAACAATCTACAAGAAAAGCGTTTGAAGCTGAATTGCTGCCGTATGTTGAAAGTGAAGCGGGTCAATTTAACCAAGCTATGATGGAATTAGGTGCGTTAATCTGCACACCCAAATCACCGCTTTGTTTGTTTTGTCCAGTACAATCACATTGTGAAGCATTTCAACAAGGTACTGTAGAAGAATTGCCTGTTAAAACTAAAAAAGTTAAAAAGAAAACAATACAACAAGATTGTTTCATCATCCGAAATTCAAAAGGAGAATACTTAATAGAACAGAGACAAGAAAAACTGCTGAACGGTATGTGGGAATTTCCGATGTATGAACATAAAGAAAGTCAACAAAAAGTGAATAAACTGTTAGATGATAATGTAGAAATCCCAGACAAACCAATCTATCAACTTAAACATCAATTCACACATCTAACGTGGAATATAAAGGTATATGAAATTAAAGAAACAATATCTTTTGAACAATTGACTTCAAACCCGCAATTTTGTTGGTTAAATTTATCTGATAGAAATCAGTTTAATTTCCCAGCTTCAATGCATAAAATTTTAGATCATCTGGAAAAGCAAAATAGCGAAGACTGA
- a CDS encoding DUF402 domain-containing protein — translation MVKETIPKEGENIKIQSYKHDGNIHRVWSETTILKGTDHVVIGGNDHTLVTESDGRTWITREPAIVYFHSEYWFNVICMFREDGVYYYCNLSSPFVCDDEALKYIDYDLDVKVYPNGKYHLLDEDEYQQHMQQMNYPKDIDVILRRNVDILQQWIEQKKGPFAPDFIKVWRERYKKLRQKS, via the coding sequence ATGGTAAAAGAAACCATACCGAAAGAAGGAGAAAATATAAAAATTCAGAGTTATAAGCATGATGGCAACATTCATCGTGTTTGGTCAGAAACTACCATTTTAAAAGGTACAGATCATGTGGTGATTGGTGGAAATGATCATACGCTTGTAACTGAAAGTGATGGTCGAACATGGATAACACGTGAGCCTGCGATTGTATATTTTCATTCAGAATATTGGTTTAACGTGATTTGTATGTTTAGAGAAGATGGCGTTTATTATTATTGCAATCTTTCTTCTCCTTTTGTATGTGATGATGAAGCGCTTAAGTATATTGACTATGATTTGGATGTTAAAGTCTATCCGAATGGAAAGTATCATCTGTTAGATGAAGATGAATATCAGCAACATATGCAGCAGATGAATTATCCAAAGGATATTGATGTCATTTTACGTCGAAATGTAGATATACTGCAACAGTGGATTGAACAGAAAAAAGGACCGTTTGCTCCAGACTTTATAAAGGTATGGAGAGAACGCTACAAAAAACTGCGTCAGAAATCATAA
- a CDS encoding ABC transporter ATP-binding protein — MIRRYLKFVKPYKWRIVATIIIGIIKFGIPMLIPLLIKYVIDGVINNHDITIHDKIIRLAISIGIALFIFAVVRPPIEYARQYLAQWTSNKILYDIRRRLYDHLQALSARFYSNNKAGEVISRVINDVEQTKDFILTGLMNIWLDCVTIIIALSIMFFLDVKLTLAAMFIFPFYILTVYYFFGRLRGLTRERSQALAEVQGFLHERVQGISVIKSFAIEKNEAENFDKRNKHFLHRAFNHTRWNAYSFAAINTVTDLGPIIVIGVGGYLAVNGSITVGTLAAFVGYLEQLFGPLRRLVSSFTTLTQSFASMDRVFQLLDEDYDVKDEPYAKPIRIDHGDIDIQNVSFRYNQHAPKVLDDISLNVKQGETVAFVGMSGGGKSTLINLIPRFYDVTEGVITIDNHPVKNFLLSSLRNQIGLVQQDNILFSDTIRENILLGKPGASDEEVVEAAKLANAHDFIMSLPDGYETEVGERGVKLSGGQKQRISLARIFLNNPPIIILDEATSALDLESEAIIQEALAHLSENRTTLIVAHRLSTITHADKIVVVENGRIIESGTHQELLAKQGAYHHLYTIQDL, encoded by the coding sequence ATGATACGCAGATATCTAAAGTTTGTTAAACCGTATAAATGGCGTATCGTAGCAACGATCATCATTGGGATTATCAAATTCGGTATTCCAATGTTAATACCGTTACTGATTAAATACGTTATTGATGGTGTGATAAACAACCATGATATAACGATTCATGATAAAATAATTCGCTTAGCAATTTCAATTGGGATTGCTTTATTTATTTTTGCAGTTGTCAGACCGCCTATTGAATATGCAAGACAATATTTAGCACAATGGACAAGTAATAAAATACTCTATGATATTCGAAGACGTTTATATGATCATTTACAAGCGCTCAGTGCACGTTTTTATTCGAATAATAAAGCAGGGGAAGTTATTTCACGTGTTATTAATGACGTGGAACAAACGAAAGACTTTATTTTAACAGGGTTGATGAATATATGGCTGGATTGTGTCACTATCATTATCGCATTATCCATCATGTTCTTCTTAGATGTTAAATTGACACTTGCTGCAATGTTTATCTTCCCGTTTTATATTTTGACAGTTTATTATTTCTTTGGAAGATTAAGAGGTTTAACTAGAGAACGTTCTCAAGCATTAGCAGAAGTTCAAGGGTTTTTACATGAAAGAGTTCAAGGTATTTCAGTAATCAAAAGTTTCGCAATTGAAAAGAATGAAGCGGAAAATTTTGATAAACGCAATAAACATTTCTTACATCGTGCATTTAATCATACACGCTGGAATGCATACTCATTTGCAGCAATAAACACAGTTACTGACTTAGGCCCGATTATTGTAATTGGTGTTGGTGGTTATTTAGCCGTAAATGGCTCTATTACTGTAGGTACACTTGCAGCATTTGTGGGTTACTTAGAACAACTATTCGGACCACTACGACGTCTTGTTTCTTCATTTACAACTTTAACGCAAAGTTTTGCTTCAATGGACCGTGTGTTCCAGTTGTTAGATGAAGATTATGATGTTAAAGACGAGCCGTATGCTAAACCTATCAGAATAGACCATGGTGATATCGACATTCAAAATGTATCATTTCGCTATAATCAACATGCACCGAAAGTATTGGATGATATCTCATTAAATGTAAAACAAGGTGAAACTGTTGCATTTGTTGGAATGTCTGGTGGCGGTAAATCTACATTGATTAATTTAATCCCTAGATTTTACGATGTAACAGAAGGTGTCATTACTATTGATAACCACCCGGTTAAAAATTTCTTGCTTTCAAGTCTGCGTAATCAAATCGGCTTAGTACAGCAAGATAATATTTTATTCTCAGATACAATTAGAGAAAATATTTTGCTTGGTAAACCTGGCGCAAGCGATGAAGAGGTAGTTGAAGCAGCAAAACTTGCTAATGCACATGATTTTATTATGAGCTTGCCAGACGGATACGAAACTGAAGTAGGGGAACGCGGTGTTAAATTGTCAGGAGGACAAAAACAACGTATTTCACTTGCACGTATTTTCTTGAATAATCCACCAATTATTATTTTAGATGAAGCAACGAGTGCTTTAGATTTAGAGAGTGAAGCAATTATTCAAGAAGCATTAGCACATTTAAGTGAAAACAGAACAACATTAATCGTCGCGCATAGACTATCAACGATTACACATGCAGATAAAATTGTGGTGGTTGAAAATGGACGTATTATTGAATCCGGAACACATCAAGAATTACTTGCTAAACAAGGTGCATATCATCATCTTTATACAATTCAAGATCTATAA
- a CDS encoding FUSC family protein, translated as MKLGARIFKTGIAIVLAMLIASLLPKSAGMPTVAGIGAIVAMQPSVYRSYKTIKDQFQGNVIGAFLAVIMVSLFGDNIIIMGATVIVLIAMLFQFKLQHVATLATVTALIIMGQGSTTGNFYAAAFFRFILVMIGVFSSFIVNVAFFPPKYETKLYYNSMNIANDVFKWIKLVLNDTTEYHHVKEDTQTIKKRLQNLDQLFDYYKEERPLFKKHLPELNRKKIIFRQVVITTRRAYDVLRRMHRYQNDLHQVSNDLMLQIKLELDDLMTSYDQIMLSIAQKARYDYENFQMPVDNPQKIELIEAFKREMVEHKPESVYSVSNLMQIISAIEELSNDLEHLDRLVLSYFEYHKDDSEIEIDDEDLDL; from the coding sequence TTGAAATTAGGTGCCAGAATATTTAAGACCGGAATTGCTATTGTACTTGCGATGTTGATTGCATCCCTGCTTCCAAAAAGTGCAGGAATGCCGACAGTAGCTGGTATTGGTGCCATCGTTGCAATGCAGCCGAGCGTTTATCGCTCTTATAAGACGATAAAAGACCAGTTCCAAGGTAACGTGATTGGTGCATTTTTAGCTGTTATTATGGTCAGCTTATTTGGAGATAATATCATTATAATGGGTGCAACAGTAATTGTACTTATAGCTATGTTATTCCAATTCAAATTACAGCACGTTGCAACGCTTGCTACTGTTACAGCATTAATAATCATGGGGCAAGGCAGTACAACCGGCAATTTCTACGCTGCTGCATTCTTTCGATTTATTTTAGTGATGATTGGTGTGTTTAGTTCATTTATTGTCAATGTAGCTTTCTTTCCACCAAAATACGAAACGAAACTATATTATAATTCAATGAACATCGCAAACGATGTGTTTAAATGGATCAAATTAGTGCTTAATGACACGACAGAATATCATCATGTAAAAGAAGATACTCAGACAATTAAAAAACGGTTGCAAAATTTGGATCAGCTTTTTGATTATTATAAAGAAGAACGACCTTTATTTAAAAAGCACCTACCAGAATTAAACCGTAAAAAGATCATTTTCAGACAAGTTGTTATAACAACAAGACGTGCATACGATGTCTTAAGAAGAATGCATCGATATCAAAATGATTTACACCAAGTCAGTAATGATTTAATGTTGCAAATCAAACTAGAACTTGATGATTTAATGACTTCTTATGATCAGATTATGTTGAGCATTGCTCAAAAGGCACGCTATGATTATGAAAACTTTCAAATGCCTGTAGATAATCCGCAAAAAATCGAATTGATAGAGGCATTCAAGCGAGAAATGGTGGAGCATAAACCTGAATCAGTTTACTCTGTTTCAAATTTAATGCAAATCATATCAGCAATCGAAGAATTAAGTAACGATTTAGAACATTTAGACCGACTAGTTTTAAGTTACTTTGAATATCATAAAGATGATTCTGAAATCGAAATTGATGATGAAGATTTAGATTTATAA
- a CDS encoding glutamate-1-semialdehyde 2,1-aminomutase, protein MEFTESERLQSLSDEYILGGVNSPSRSYKAVGGGAPVVMKEGKGQYLYDVDGNRYIDYLQAYGPIITGHAHPHITKAIQEQAAKGVLYGTPTELEIKFAKKLREAIPSLKKMRFVNSGTEAVMTTIRVARAYTNRNKIIKFAGSYHGHSDLVLVAAGSGPSQLGSPDSAGVPKSVAQEVITVPFNDIEAYKEAMKHWGNEVAAVLVEPIVGNFGMVEPKPGFLEAVNEITHEYGGLVVYDEVITAFRFHYGAAQDLLNVYPDLTAFGKIVGGGLPIGGYGGRQDIMEQVAPLGPAYQAGTMAGNPLSMKAGIALLEVLEQDGVYEELDRLGKKLEDGLNELIDKHDITATINRVYGSLTLYFTDEKVTHYDQAENADGDAFAKFFKLMLNQGINLAPSKFEAWFLTTEHTDEDIEETLRAADYAFSQMK, encoded by the coding sequence ATGGAATTTACTGAAAGCGAACGACTTCAAAGCTTATCAGATGAATACATTTTAGGAGGTGTCAATTCACCTTCTCGTTCATATAAAGCTGTAGGTGGCGGTGCTCCTGTCGTTATGAAAGAAGGTAAAGGTCAATATTTATATGATGTTGATGGAAATCGTTATATTGACTATCTGCAAGCATACGGCCCGATTATTACTGGTCATGCGCATCCGCACATTACTAAAGCAATTCAAGAACAAGCTGCAAAAGGTGTTTTATACGGCACACCTACTGAATTAGAAATTAAATTTGCGAAAAAATTACGTGAAGCAATACCTTCACTAAAAAAAATGCGTTTTGTAAACTCAGGAACTGAAGCAGTCATGACAACAATTCGTGTAGCACGTGCTTATACAAATCGTAATAAAATCATTAAATTTGCTGGTTCTTATCATGGACATTCAGATTTAGTATTAGTTGCTGCAGGCAGCGGTCCTTCTCAATTAGGTTCTCCAGATTCAGCAGGTGTGCCTAAAAGTGTCGCTCAAGAAGTCATTACAGTACCTTTCAATGATATTGAAGCTTATAAAGAAGCGATGAAACATTGGGGTAATGAAGTTGCTGCTGTACTTGTAGAACCAATTGTCGGCAACTTCGGAATGGTAGAACCTAAACCTGGTTTCTTAGAAGCTGTAAATGAAATCACCCATGAATATGGCGGTTTAGTGGTATATGATGAAGTTATTACTGCCTTCCGCTTCCATTATGGTGCAGCACAAGATTTATTAAACGTTTATCCAGACTTAACTGCATTCGGTAAAATTGTAGGCGGCGGGTTGCCGATCGGAGGATACGGCGGTCGTCAAGATATTATGGAACAAGTCGCACCTCTCGGACCTGCATACCAAGCTGGAACAATGGCAGGAAATCCGCTTTCTATGAAGGCTGGTATTGCTTTATTAGAAGTCTTAGAACAAGATGGTGTTTATGAAGAATTAGACCGTTTAGGTAAAAAATTAGAAGATGGACTAAATGAATTAATCGACAAACATGATATCACTGCTACAATCAACCGTGTTTACGGTTCATTAACACTTTATTTTACTGATGAAAAAGTAACGCATTATGATCAAGCAGAAAACGCAGATGGCGATGCATTCGCTAAATTCTTCAAACTAATGTTGAATCAAGGTATTAATTTAGCCCCTTCTAAATTTGAAGCTTGGTTCTTAACTACAGAGCACACTGATGAAGATATCGAAGAAACATTACGTGCTGCTGACTATGCTTTTTCACAAATGAAATAA
- the bcp gene encoding thioredoxin-dependent thiol peroxidase, producing MLEKGEKFPEFALENQDGEVITNETLKGKKAILYFYPRDNTPGCTTEACDFRDNMAMFNDLDIAVYGISGDSKKKHQNFIAKHDLNFDLLVDEDYKLAEQTGVYQLKKSFGKESMGIVRTTFVIDENGVVTHVIEKVKVKEQMDQLKEMLG from the coding sequence ATGTTAGAAAAAGGAGAAAAATTTCCAGAATTTGCATTAGAAAATCAAGATGGTGAAGTCATCACTAACGAAACATTAAAAGGTAAAAAAGCGATTCTTTATTTTTATCCAAGAGATAATACACCAGGTTGTACAACAGAGGCATGTGACTTCCGAGACAATATGGCGATGTTTAATGATTTAGATATTGCTGTATATGGTATAAGTGGTGATTCAAAGAAAAAACATCAAAATTTTATTGCTAAACATGATTTAAACTTTGACTTGCTTGTAGATGAAGATTATAAGTTGGCTGAACAAACAGGTGTTTATCAATTGAAGAAAAGTTTTGGGAAAGAATCTATGGGTATCGTAAGAACAACATTCGTAATTGATGAAAATGGTGTCGTAACACATGTTATAGAAAAAGTTAAAGTTAAGGAACAAATGGATCAACTAAAAGAGATGTTGGGGTGA
- a CDS encoding phosphoglycerate dehydrogenase, whose protein sequence is MKVLSLNRLKDAEKMLEETFPEIEFVFRKNIDEIDEADKKDAEIVIGYSGKADQAFFEEMPTLRWVAWYAAGVNNLPLEYFKEKSILLTNASGVHAKQMSQFIFAYILDDYKKMAVSRRNQENRVYDSKLTGERVDGQTILLLGTGTIPQQTAHLAQAFGMNVEGVNTSGHSVKDFDKVYPIKDLDKALRSADIVVNVLPETKDTYHLLGKKEFETMKDSALFINVGRGTITSEKTLIEALNNHQIRHAYADVFENEPLNSDSPLYDVENITITAHITGNYRENFKDASEIFIKNFKHFLNDGDVVENKVDLNKGY, encoded by the coding sequence TTGAAAGTTCTATCATTAAATAGATTAAAAGATGCTGAAAAAATGTTAGAAGAAACATTTCCTGAGATAGAGTTTGTGTTCCGTAAAAATATTGATGAAATAGATGAAGCGGATAAAAAAGATGCTGAAATAGTAATTGGATATAGTGGAAAAGCCGATCAAGCTTTCTTTGAAGAAATGCCAACGCTGAGATGGGTGGCTTGGTATGCTGCAGGTGTTAACAATCTACCTTTAGAGTATTTTAAAGAAAAAAGCATTTTGTTAACGAATGCTTCAGGTGTACATGCTAAGCAAATGAGTCAGTTTATCTTTGCGTATATATTGGATGATTATAAGAAAATGGCAGTTTCAAGACGTAATCAAGAAAATAGAGTTTACGATTCCAAGCTAACAGGAGAAAGAGTAGATGGACAAACTATTCTTCTACTAGGAACAGGAACAATACCTCAGCAAACTGCTCACTTAGCCCAAGCATTTGGGATGAATGTTGAAGGGGTAAATACATCTGGGCATTCAGTAAAAGATTTCGATAAAGTGTATCCAATAAAAGATTTAGATAAAGCATTACGTTCGGCTGATATTGTAGTAAATGTATTGCCTGAAACAAAAGACACTTATCATTTGTTAGGAAAAAAAGAATTTGAAACTATGAAAGATAGTGCATTGTTTATTAATGTAGGAAGAGGAACTATTACTTCAGAAAAGACATTGATAGAAGCACTGAATAATCATCAAATTCGCCATGCCTATGCAGATGTATTTGAAAATGAACCTTTAAACAGTGATAGTCCTTTATATGATGTTGAAAATATAACTATCACAGCACATATCACTGGGAATTATAGAGAGAATTTTAAAGATGCAAGTGAAATATTTATTAAGAACTTCAAACATTTTCTCAATGATGGAGATGTAGTTGAGAATAAAGTAGATTTAAATAAAGGTTATTAA
- the perR gene encoding peroxide-responsive transcriptional repressor PerR, whose translation MSAEMESIEHQLEDSIASLRNAGIRITPQRQAILRFLISSDTHPTADEIYQALSPDFPNISVATIYNNLRVFKKTGIVNELTYGDASSRFDFNTHNHYHVICENCGKIVDFHYPQLHEVEHLAQHVTGFKISHHRMEIYGLCPECQEKESQ comes from the coding sequence ATGAGTGCAGAAATGGAATCTATTGAACATCAATTAGAGGACTCGATTGCATCTTTAAGAAATGCCGGAATCAGAATTACACCGCAAAGACAAGCTATCTTAAGATTTTTGATTTCAAGTGATACTCATCCAACTGCAGATGAAATTTATCAGGCACTGTCACCAGATTTTCCAAACATAAGTGTTGCGACAATTTATAATAACTTGCGCGTGTTTAAGAAAACAGGTATCGTCAACGAACTGACATATGGAGATGCATCTAGTCGCTTTGATTTTAATACGCATAATCATTATCACGTTATTTGTGAGAATTGTGGAAAGATCGTTGATTTCCATTATCCACAACTTCACGAAGTTGAACATTTAGCTCAGCACGTAACTGGTTTTAAAATATCTCATCATAGAATGGAGATTTATGGTTTATGTCCTGAATGTCAGGAAAAAGAAAGCCAATAA